One Clupea harengus chromosome 3, Ch_v2.0.2, whole genome shotgun sequence DNA window includes the following coding sequences:
- the znf423 gene encoding zinc finger protein 423 isoform X1, producing the protein MSRRKQAKPRSVKAVEEGETSTEFAGSWDSSSVQTDVPAQEKEADSKEGRGAVEDGEQSVTSHDDHIGDDDLDDESIFTCDNCQQDFECLAELTEHRTNHCPADGDDDPGLSWVPSSPSSKDVASPSQMLGDGCCDLGMGTCGEEEGGSGLPYPCQFCDKSFSRLSYLKRHEQIHSDKLPFKCTFCSRLFKHKRSRDRHVKLHTGDKKYSCQECEAAFSRSDHLKIHLKTHSSSKPFKCSVCKRGFSSTSSLQSHMQAHRKNKEHKDLKDQSGRKAGGSAGSGGSDGGADCDQDLYMCDYCEETFSQTDELEKHVVTRHPQLSDRADLQCIHCPEIFGDEGTLLAHIDRQHANRKHKCPVCSEHFSSVEDVYCHLDSHRQPDSSIHSVSPDPMLGSVASMSSATPDSSASLERGSTPDSTLKPAPSRRKLAPSSDPDDVVGWLSTAAGKVTYSCPYCSKRDFNSLAVLEIHLKTIHADKPQQSHTCQLCLDTLPTLYNLNEHMRKAHRGSGGSMAAAAAAVAAASTLPLLQFSNVTAFHCNYCPDMFADINSLQEHIRVSHCLPGGMMAGSTTLEGNHAFFCNQCSMGFLTESSLTEHIQQTHCNNAGGGGGGVAKMESPVLQPSQSFMEVYSCPYCTNSPIFGSLLKLTKHIKENHKNIPLANNKRKVKVAELSPASSDVEISSPKRHRAAGDSTPASANGDYPCNQCDLRFASFEGFQAHLKSHLELLLRRQSCPQCNKEDFESQEALLQHLTVHYTTTSTQYVCESCDKQFSSVDDLQKHLLDMHTFVLYHCTLCQEVFDSKVSIQVHLAVKHSNEKKMFRCTACAWDFRKEADLQLHVKHSHLGHASNVPSNTVGGKARKCIFCGETFCTEVELQCHITTHSKKYNCRFCGKAFHAIVLLERHLREKHCVFESAHGNGSSQNGTPNGVSQSSKRGGGGGGGSGGGGGGGGGGASGTTVAAEQADLQNMLLKQPDTVNSHEASGGEDELDASEPMYACDICGAAYTMEALLQNHRLRDHNIRPGDDDAGSRKKKADFIKGSHKCNVCSRTFFSESGLREHAQTHRGPAKHYMCPICGERFPSLLTLTEHKVTHSKSLDTGTCRICKMPLQSEEEFIEHCQMHPDLRNSLTGFRCVVCMQTVTSTLELKIHGTFHMQKLSSSGSLGGTGNTTGTGGGMGAGMVGGGGGGGGSASSSPNGHLGAHKLYKCALCLKEFKNKQDLVKLDVNGLPFGLCGACMSRGTNGQSPSGIGGSSTPQDPADKAAATGLRCPECAVKFESMEDLETHMQVDHPRMSPETSGAKKVTDASPIPKKKTYQCIKCQMTFETEREIQIHVANHMIEEPAQLQEEGINHECKLCNQMFDSPAKLLCHLIEHSFEGMGGTFKCPVCFTVFVQANKLQQHIFAVHGQEDKIYDCSQCPQKFFFQTELQNHTLSQHAQ; encoded by the exons atGTTCCTGCTCAGGAGAAGGAGGCGGATTCCAAGGAGGGGCGCGGGGCGGTGGAGGACGGGGAACAGAGCGTGACCAGCCATGATGATCACATCGGTGACGACGACCTCGACGACGAGTCCATCTTCACCTGTGACAACTGCCAGCAGGACTTTGAGTGCCTGGCTGAGTTGACCGAGCATCGCACCAACCATTGCCCTGCAG ATGGCGACGATGACCCCGGGCTCTCCTGGgtgccctcctccccctccagcaAAGACGTGGCGTCGCCCTCGCAGATGCTGGGCGACGGCTGCTGCGACCTGGGCATGGGCACGTGCGGCGAAGAGGAGGGCGGCTCGGGCCTTCCGTACCCGTGCCAGTTCTGCGACAAGTCCTTCAGCCGCCTGAGCTACCTGAAGCGGCACGAGCAGATCCACAGCGACAAGCTGCCCTTCAAGTGCACCTTCTGCAGCCGCCTCTTCAAGCACAAGCGCAGCCGCGACCGCCACGTCAAGCTGCACACCGGCGACAAGAAGTACAGCTGCCAGGAGTGCGAGGCGGCCTTCTCGCGCAGCGACCACCTCAAGATCCACCTGAAGACGCACAGCTCCAGCAAGCCGTTCAAGTGCAGCGTCTGCAAGCGCggcttctcctccacctcctcgctGCAGAGCCACATGCAGGCGCACCGCAAGAACAAGGAGCACAAGGACCTGAAGGACCAGAGCGGCAGGAAGGCCGGCGGGTCGGCCGGCTCGGGGGGTTCGGACGGCGGCGCGGACTGCGATCAGGACCTCTACATGTGCGACTACTGCGAGGAGACGTTCAGCCAGACGGACGAGCTGGAGAAGCACGTGGTGACGCGGCACCCGCAGCTGTCGGACCGCGCCGACCTGCAGTGCATCCACTGCCCGGAGATCTTCGGTGACGAGGGCACGCTGCTGGCGCACATCGACCGCCAACATGCCAACCGCAAGCACAAGTGCCCCGTGTGCTCCGAGCACTTCTCCTCCGTGGAGGACGTCTACTGCCACCTGGACAGCCACCGGCAGCCCGACTCCAGCATCCACAGCGTCAGCCCCGACCCCATGCTGGGCAGCGTGGCCTCCATGAGCAGCGCCACGCCCGACTCCAGCGCCTCCCTGGAGCGCGGCTCCACCCCGGACTCCACCCTCAAGCCCGCGCCCAGCCGTCGCAAGCTGGCGCCTTCCTCGGACCCCGACGACGTCGTCGGGTGGTTGTCCACGGCGGCGGGCAAGGTGACCTACAGCTGCCCGTACTGCTCCAAGCGTGACTTCAACAGCCTGGCGGTGCTGGAGATCCACCTGAAGACCATCCACGCCGACAAGCCGCAGCAGAGCCACACGTGCCAGCTGTGCCTGGACACGCTGCCCACGCTCTACAACCTCAACGAGCACATGCGCAAAGCCCACCGGGGCAGCGGGGGCAGCATGGCGGCCGCTGCAGCCGCCGTCGCCGCCGCCTCCACTCTCCCGCTCCTGCAGTTCAGCAACGTCACCGCCTTCCACTGCAACTACTGCCCGGACATGTTCGCCGACATCAACTCGCTGCAGGAGCACATCCGCGTGTCGCACTGCCTGCCGGGGGGCATGATGGCCGGCTCCACCACGCTCGAGGGCAACCACGCCTTCTTCTGCAACCAGTGCTCCATGGGCTTTCTCACCGAGTCCTCGCTGACCGAGCACATCCAGCAGACGCACTGCAACAACGCGGGCGGAGGCGGCGGCGGTGTGGCCAAGATGGAGTCGCCCGTGCTGCAGCCGTCGCAGTCCTTCATGGAGGTGTACTCGTGTCCCTACTGCACTAACTCCCCCATCTTCGGCTCCCTGCTCAAGCTCACCAAGCACATcaaggagaaccacaagaacATCCCGCTGGCCAACAACAAGCGCAAGGTGAAGGTGGCCGAGCTGAGCCCGGCCTCGTCCGACGTGGAGATCTCCTCGCCCAAGCGTCACAGGGCGGCCGGCGACTCCACCCCGGCCAGCGCCAACGGCGACTACCCCTGCAATCAGTGCGACCTGCGCTTCGCCAGCTTCGAGGGCTTCcaggcgcacctcaagtcccacctggagctgctgctgcgccGGCAGTCCTGCCCCCAGTGCAACAAAGAGGACTTCGAATCCCAGGAGGCCCTTCTGCAGCACCTGACCGTGCActacaccaccacctccacgcAGTATGTGTGCGAGAGCTGCGACAAGCAGTTCTCCTCGGTGGACGACCTGCAGAAGCACCTGCTGGACATGCACACCTTCGTGCTGTACCACTGCACGCTGTGCCAGGAGGTCTTCGACTCCAAGGTGTCCATCCAGGTGCACCTGGCCGTCAAGCACAGCAACGAGAAGAAGATGTTCCGCTGCACGGCCTGCGCCTGGGACTTCCGCAAGGAGGCGGACCTGCAGCTGCACGTCAAGCACAGCCACCTGGGACACGCCAGCAACGTGCCCAGCAACACCGTGGGCGGCAAGGCCCGCAAGTGCATCTTCTGCGGCGAGACCTTCTGCACCGAGGTGGAGCTGCAGTGCCACATCACCACGCACAGCAAGAAGTACAACTGCCGCTTCTGCGGCAAGGCCTTCCACGCCATCGTGCTTCTCGAGAGGCACTTGCGCGAGAAGCACTGCGTCTTCGAGAGCGCTCACGGCAACGGCAGCAGCCAGAACGGCACGCCCAACGGCGTGTCGCAGAGCTCtaagcgaggaggaggaggaggaggagggtcgggcggaggaggaggaggaggaggaggaggcgcgaGCGGGACGACCGTGGCGGCAGAGCAGGCCGACCTGCAGAACATGCTGCTGAAGCAGCCGGACACGGTCAACAGCCACGAGGCCAGCGGCGGAGAGGACGAGCTGGACGCCTCGGAGCCCATGTACGCCTGCGACATCTGCGGCGCCGCCTACACCATGGAGGCGCTGCTGCAGAACCACCGGCTGCGCGACCACAACATCCGGCCCGGCGACGACGACGCCGGCTCGCGCAAGAAGAAGGCCGACTTCATCAAGGGCAGCCACAAGTGCAACGTGTGCTCGCGCACCTTCTTCTCGGAGAGCGGCCTGCGCGAGCACGCCCAGACGCACCGCGGCCCCGCCAAGCACTACATGTGCCCCATCTGCGGCGAGCGCTTCCCCTCGCTGCTCACGCTCACCGAGCACAAGGTCACCCACAGCAAGAGCCTGGACACGGGCACCTGCCGCATCTGCAAGATGCCGCTGCAGAGCGAGGAGGAGTTCATCGAGCACTGCCAGATGCACCCGGACCTGCGCAACTCGCTCACAGGCTTCCGCTGCGTGGTCTGCATGCAGACGGTCACCTCCACGCTGGAGCTCAAGATCCACGGCACCTTCCACATGCAGAAGCTCTCCTCGTCTGGGAGTTTAGGTGGCACTGGCAACACTACCGGCACCGGTGGCGGTATGGGCGCTGGAatggttggtggtggtggtggtggtggtggatcgGCGTCGTCCTCCCCCAACGGCCATCTGGGCGCGCACAAGCTCTACAAGTGCGCGCTGTGCCTGAAGGAGTTCAAGAACAAGCAGGACCTGGTCAAGCTGGACGTCAACGGCCTGCCCTTCGGCCTGTGCGGCGCGTGCATGAGCCGCGGCACCAACGGGCAGTCGCCCAGCGGCATCGGCGGCAGCAGCACGCCTCAGGACCCGGCAGACAAGGCGGCCGCCACAGGCCTGCGCTGCCCGGAGTGCGCCGTGAAGTTTGAGAGCATGGAGGACCTGGAGACTCACATGCAGGTGGATCACCCCAGGATGAGCCCCGAGACCAGCGGGGCCAAGAAGGTGACCGACGCCTCGCCCATCCCCAAA AAGAAGACGTATCAGTGCATCAAATGCCAGATGACCTTCGAGACGGAACGTGAGATCCAGATTCACGTCGCCAATCACATGATCG
- the znf423 gene encoding zinc finger protein 423 isoform X2 translates to MSRRKQAKPRSVKAVEEGETSTEFAGSWDSSSVQTDVPAQEKEADSKEGRGAVEDGEQSVTSHDDHIGDDDLDDESIFTCDNCQQDFECLAELTEHRTNHCPADGDDDPGLSWVPSSPSSKDVASPSQMLGDGCCDLGMGTCGEEEGGSGLPYPCQFCDKSFSRLSYLKRHEQIHSDKLPFKCTFCSRLFKHKRSRDRHVKLHTGDKKYSCQECEAAFSRSDHLKIHLKTHSSSKPFKCSVCKRGFSSTSSLQSHMQAHRKNKEHKDLKDQSGRKAGGSAGSGGSDGGADCDQDLYMCDYCEETFSQTDELEKHVVTRHPQLSDRADLQCIHCPEIFGDEGTLLAHIDRQHANRKHKCPVCSEHFSSVEDVYCHLDSHRQPDSSIHSVSPDPMLGSVASMSSATPDSSASLERGSTPDSTLKPAPSRRKLAPSSDPDDVVGWLSTAAGKVTYSCPYCSKRDFNSLAVLEIHLKTIHADKPQQSHTCQLCLDTLPTLYNLNEHMRKAHRGSGGSMAAAAAAVAAASTLPLLQFSNVTAFHCNYCPDMFADINSLQEHIRVSHCLPGGMMAGSTTLEGNHAFFCNQCSMGFLTESSLTEHIQQTHCNNAGGGGGGVAKMESPVLQPSQSFMEVYSCPYCTNSPIFGSLLKLTKHIKENHKNIPLANNKRKVKVAELSPASSDVEISSPKRHRAAGDSTPASANGDYPCNQCDLRFASFEGFQAHLKSHLELLLRRQSCPQCNKEDFESQEALLQHLTVHYTTTSTQYVCESCDKQFSSVDDLQKHLLDMHTFVLYHCTLCQEVFDSKVSIQVHLAVKHSNEKKMFRCTACAWDFRKEADLQLHVKHSHLGHASNVPSNTVGGKARKCIFCGETFCTEVELQCHITTHSKKYNCRFCGKAFHAIVLLERHLREKHCVFESAHGNGSSQNGTPNGVSQSSKRGGGGGGGSGGGGGGGGGGASGTTVAAEQADLQNMLLKQPDTVNSHEASGGEDELDASEPMYACDICGAAYTMEALLQNHRLRDHNIRPGDDDAGSRKKKADFIKGSHKCNVCSRTFFSESGLREHAQTHRGPAKHYMCPICGERFPSLLTLTEHKVTHSKSLDTGTCRICKMPLQSEEEFIEHCQMHPDLRNSLTGFRCVVCMQTVTSTLELKIHGTFHMQKLSSSGSLGGTGNTTGTGGGMGAGMVGGGGGGGGSASSSPNGHLGAHKLYKCALCLKEFKNKQDLVKLDVNGLPFGLCGACMSRGTNGQSPSGIGGSSTPQDPADKAAATGLRCPECAVKFESMEDLETHMQVDHPRMSPETSGAKKVTDASPIPKKKTYQCIKCQMTFETEREIQIHVANHMIEEGINHECKLCNQMFDSPAKLLCHLIEHSFEGMGGTFKCPVCFTVFVQANKLQQHIFAVHGQEDKIYDCSQCPQKFFFQTELQNHTLSQHAQ, encoded by the exons atGTTCCTGCTCAGGAGAAGGAGGCGGATTCCAAGGAGGGGCGCGGGGCGGTGGAGGACGGGGAACAGAGCGTGACCAGCCATGATGATCACATCGGTGACGACGACCTCGACGACGAGTCCATCTTCACCTGTGACAACTGCCAGCAGGACTTTGAGTGCCTGGCTGAGTTGACCGAGCATCGCACCAACCATTGCCCTGCAG ATGGCGACGATGACCCCGGGCTCTCCTGGgtgccctcctccccctccagcaAAGACGTGGCGTCGCCCTCGCAGATGCTGGGCGACGGCTGCTGCGACCTGGGCATGGGCACGTGCGGCGAAGAGGAGGGCGGCTCGGGCCTTCCGTACCCGTGCCAGTTCTGCGACAAGTCCTTCAGCCGCCTGAGCTACCTGAAGCGGCACGAGCAGATCCACAGCGACAAGCTGCCCTTCAAGTGCACCTTCTGCAGCCGCCTCTTCAAGCACAAGCGCAGCCGCGACCGCCACGTCAAGCTGCACACCGGCGACAAGAAGTACAGCTGCCAGGAGTGCGAGGCGGCCTTCTCGCGCAGCGACCACCTCAAGATCCACCTGAAGACGCACAGCTCCAGCAAGCCGTTCAAGTGCAGCGTCTGCAAGCGCggcttctcctccacctcctcgctGCAGAGCCACATGCAGGCGCACCGCAAGAACAAGGAGCACAAGGACCTGAAGGACCAGAGCGGCAGGAAGGCCGGCGGGTCGGCCGGCTCGGGGGGTTCGGACGGCGGCGCGGACTGCGATCAGGACCTCTACATGTGCGACTACTGCGAGGAGACGTTCAGCCAGACGGACGAGCTGGAGAAGCACGTGGTGACGCGGCACCCGCAGCTGTCGGACCGCGCCGACCTGCAGTGCATCCACTGCCCGGAGATCTTCGGTGACGAGGGCACGCTGCTGGCGCACATCGACCGCCAACATGCCAACCGCAAGCACAAGTGCCCCGTGTGCTCCGAGCACTTCTCCTCCGTGGAGGACGTCTACTGCCACCTGGACAGCCACCGGCAGCCCGACTCCAGCATCCACAGCGTCAGCCCCGACCCCATGCTGGGCAGCGTGGCCTCCATGAGCAGCGCCACGCCCGACTCCAGCGCCTCCCTGGAGCGCGGCTCCACCCCGGACTCCACCCTCAAGCCCGCGCCCAGCCGTCGCAAGCTGGCGCCTTCCTCGGACCCCGACGACGTCGTCGGGTGGTTGTCCACGGCGGCGGGCAAGGTGACCTACAGCTGCCCGTACTGCTCCAAGCGTGACTTCAACAGCCTGGCGGTGCTGGAGATCCACCTGAAGACCATCCACGCCGACAAGCCGCAGCAGAGCCACACGTGCCAGCTGTGCCTGGACACGCTGCCCACGCTCTACAACCTCAACGAGCACATGCGCAAAGCCCACCGGGGCAGCGGGGGCAGCATGGCGGCCGCTGCAGCCGCCGTCGCCGCCGCCTCCACTCTCCCGCTCCTGCAGTTCAGCAACGTCACCGCCTTCCACTGCAACTACTGCCCGGACATGTTCGCCGACATCAACTCGCTGCAGGAGCACATCCGCGTGTCGCACTGCCTGCCGGGGGGCATGATGGCCGGCTCCACCACGCTCGAGGGCAACCACGCCTTCTTCTGCAACCAGTGCTCCATGGGCTTTCTCACCGAGTCCTCGCTGACCGAGCACATCCAGCAGACGCACTGCAACAACGCGGGCGGAGGCGGCGGCGGTGTGGCCAAGATGGAGTCGCCCGTGCTGCAGCCGTCGCAGTCCTTCATGGAGGTGTACTCGTGTCCCTACTGCACTAACTCCCCCATCTTCGGCTCCCTGCTCAAGCTCACCAAGCACATcaaggagaaccacaagaacATCCCGCTGGCCAACAACAAGCGCAAGGTGAAGGTGGCCGAGCTGAGCCCGGCCTCGTCCGACGTGGAGATCTCCTCGCCCAAGCGTCACAGGGCGGCCGGCGACTCCACCCCGGCCAGCGCCAACGGCGACTACCCCTGCAATCAGTGCGACCTGCGCTTCGCCAGCTTCGAGGGCTTCcaggcgcacctcaagtcccacctggagctgctgctgcgccGGCAGTCCTGCCCCCAGTGCAACAAAGAGGACTTCGAATCCCAGGAGGCCCTTCTGCAGCACCTGACCGTGCActacaccaccacctccacgcAGTATGTGTGCGAGAGCTGCGACAAGCAGTTCTCCTCGGTGGACGACCTGCAGAAGCACCTGCTGGACATGCACACCTTCGTGCTGTACCACTGCACGCTGTGCCAGGAGGTCTTCGACTCCAAGGTGTCCATCCAGGTGCACCTGGCCGTCAAGCACAGCAACGAGAAGAAGATGTTCCGCTGCACGGCCTGCGCCTGGGACTTCCGCAAGGAGGCGGACCTGCAGCTGCACGTCAAGCACAGCCACCTGGGACACGCCAGCAACGTGCCCAGCAACACCGTGGGCGGCAAGGCCCGCAAGTGCATCTTCTGCGGCGAGACCTTCTGCACCGAGGTGGAGCTGCAGTGCCACATCACCACGCACAGCAAGAAGTACAACTGCCGCTTCTGCGGCAAGGCCTTCCACGCCATCGTGCTTCTCGAGAGGCACTTGCGCGAGAAGCACTGCGTCTTCGAGAGCGCTCACGGCAACGGCAGCAGCCAGAACGGCACGCCCAACGGCGTGTCGCAGAGCTCtaagcgaggaggaggaggaggaggagggtcgggcggaggaggaggaggaggaggaggaggcgcgaGCGGGACGACCGTGGCGGCAGAGCAGGCCGACCTGCAGAACATGCTGCTGAAGCAGCCGGACACGGTCAACAGCCACGAGGCCAGCGGCGGAGAGGACGAGCTGGACGCCTCGGAGCCCATGTACGCCTGCGACATCTGCGGCGCCGCCTACACCATGGAGGCGCTGCTGCAGAACCACCGGCTGCGCGACCACAACATCCGGCCCGGCGACGACGACGCCGGCTCGCGCAAGAAGAAGGCCGACTTCATCAAGGGCAGCCACAAGTGCAACGTGTGCTCGCGCACCTTCTTCTCGGAGAGCGGCCTGCGCGAGCACGCCCAGACGCACCGCGGCCCCGCCAAGCACTACATGTGCCCCATCTGCGGCGAGCGCTTCCCCTCGCTGCTCACGCTCACCGAGCACAAGGTCACCCACAGCAAGAGCCTGGACACGGGCACCTGCCGCATCTGCAAGATGCCGCTGCAGAGCGAGGAGGAGTTCATCGAGCACTGCCAGATGCACCCGGACCTGCGCAACTCGCTCACAGGCTTCCGCTGCGTGGTCTGCATGCAGACGGTCACCTCCACGCTGGAGCTCAAGATCCACGGCACCTTCCACATGCAGAAGCTCTCCTCGTCTGGGAGTTTAGGTGGCACTGGCAACACTACCGGCACCGGTGGCGGTATGGGCGCTGGAatggttggtggtggtggtggtggtggtggatcgGCGTCGTCCTCCCCCAACGGCCATCTGGGCGCGCACAAGCTCTACAAGTGCGCGCTGTGCCTGAAGGAGTTCAAGAACAAGCAGGACCTGGTCAAGCTGGACGTCAACGGCCTGCCCTTCGGCCTGTGCGGCGCGTGCATGAGCCGCGGCACCAACGGGCAGTCGCCCAGCGGCATCGGCGGCAGCAGCACGCCTCAGGACCCGGCAGACAAGGCGGCCGCCACAGGCCTGCGCTGCCCGGAGTGCGCCGTGAAGTTTGAGAGCATGGAGGACCTGGAGACTCACATGCAGGTGGATCACCCCAGGATGAGCCCCGAGACCAGCGGGGCCAAGAAGGTGACCGACGCCTCGCCCATCCCCAAA AAGAAGACGTATCAGTGCATCAAATGCCAGATGACCTTCGAGACGGAACGTGAGATCCAGATTCACGTCGCCAATCACATGATCG